A genomic segment from Ptychodera flava strain L36383 chromosome 23 unlocalized genomic scaffold, AS_Pfla_20210202 Scaffold_23__1_contigs__length_28996876_pilon, whole genome shotgun sequence encodes:
- the LOC139124285 gene encoding uncharacterized protein, whose translation MKNAYVFLAVITLVISLTAAQDVGVKSFTITTPATLTTGVCDAETAYTFNIKVCIVSGTDDNTVQALQLSYANGDNYHTATTKGIARTADLGDISSDIAVNTDVDTSITGATVTIAADGSCSSYTHICAVVILGTAPPDDSTVADDNACIALDGGTTSTRHCPFGRLLCFFVFIFSFIL comes from the exons ATGAA GaacgcatatgtatttcttgcgGTCATCACATTAGTAATCTCTCTGACAGCTGCTCAAG ATGTTGGTGTCAAAAGCTTCACAATTACGACACCAGCAACTTTAACTACAGGGGTCTGTGATGCCGAAACGGCGTACACGTTTAATATAAAGGTCTGTATTGTCTCCGGCACCGACGACAATACTGTGCAGGCGTTGCAATTGTCCTATGCAAATGGTGATAACTACCACACTGCAACAACAAAAGGTATTGCTAGAACAGCAGATTTAGGTGACATTTCATCAGACATCGCTGTCAACACTGATGTCGACACGTCGATTACTGGTGCAACTGTAACAATAGCAGCAGACGGTTCGTGTTCATCGTACACTCACATCTGCGCTGTGGTTATATTAGGCACTGCTCCACCTGATGATAGCACTGTGGCCGATGATAATGCATGTATCGCTCTAGACGGAGGAACAACGAGTACAAGGCATTGCCCCTTTGGTAGGCTTCtctgtttctttgttttcattttcagttttatATTATGA